Proteins encoded within one genomic window of Episyrphus balteatus chromosome 1, idEpiBalt1.1, whole genome shotgun sequence:
- the LOC129905737 gene encoding FAS-associated factor 2, translating into MDSVDELSDEQTEKVLQFQDITGIDDMYVCRDILIRHQWDLEVAFQEQMNIREGRPSMYAASTELRAPNVVNDRFLQQVFSASMPGGRTGSGPPMPGSFTGILGYVINFVFQYCYSTLSSIVSTLLSLMRTDERIVTDPLGDVMKFIQTYNEKYPRHPVFYQGTYAQALNDAKNELRFLLVYLHKDVPKSTDVQSFCSQTLADQSVIDYINRNVLLWGCDVATPEGYRVSHSVHARIYPMMVLIGLRNHKMIIMGRFEGDCTPEELVRRLQTVISANEVWLSQARADRLERSFTQSLRQQQDEAYEQSLRADEEKERRRQEQLEEVRKAQEAEENERKAEERRKEEIAQLKIDLADRVPSEPPPDSPNAVSVVFKLPNGARIERRFLSTDSLQDVYNYLFCHPSSPDEFEITTNFPKRVLYARDRAEDTKTLSEVGLKNREVLFVNDLDA; encoded by the exons atgGATTCCGTTGATGAACTATCCGACGAACAAACCGAAAAGGTTCTTCAATTCCAAGATATTACCGGAATTGATGACATGTATGTTTGTCGTGATATCCTAATTAGACATCAATGGGATTTGGAAGTTGCATTCCAAGAACAAATGAACATCCGCGAAGGTCGACCGTCCATGTATGCCGCATCGACAGAATTGCGCGCTCCCAATGTTGTCAATGATCGCTTCCTGCAGCAAGTTTTCTCGGCAAGTATGCCGGGCGGACGGACTGGCAGTGGACCGCCAATGCCTGGCAGTTTCACGGGGATTCTTGGATACGTGATAAATTTTGTGTTCCAATATTGTTATTCGACGCTGTCGTCAATTGTTAGCACATTGCTCAGTTTGATGCGGACTGATGAGAGGA TTGTCACCGATCCACTGGGAGATGTTATGAAATTTATCCAAACATACAACGAAAAGTATCCCAGACATCCGGTCTTCTATCAGGGCACCTATGCCCAAGCTTTGAACGATGCCAAGAATGAACTGCGATTCCTGTTGGTCTATCTACATAAAGATGTACCAAAAAGCACCGATGTGCAATCATTTTGCAGCCAAACGCTGGCCGATCAGAGCGTCATCGATTATATTAATCGCAATGTTCTACTTTGGGGTTGCGATGTCGCTACTCCCGAAGGTTATCGAGTCTCACACTCGGTTCATGCACGAATCTATCCAATGATGGTGTTGATTGGTCTTCGAAAtcataaaatgattattatggGTCGTTTCGAGGGCGATTGTACACCCGAAGAGCTTGTGAGGCGATTACAAACGGTTATCTCTGCAAATGAGGTATGGCTAAGCCAGGCTCGTGCTGACCGTTTGGAACGAAGCTTCACACAATCTTTGCGTCAGCAACAAGATGAAGCCTACGAGCAGAGTTTAAGGGCAGACGAGGAGAAGGAACGAAGGCGACAAGAGCAATTAGAAGAAGTTCGAAAAGCACAAGAGGCTGAAGAAAATGAACGCAAAGCAGAAGAACGAAGAAAGGAG GAAATAGCGCAGCTAAAAATCGACCTAGCCGATCGTGTGCCTTCTGAACCCCCACCAGATTCACCAAATGCCGTCAGCGTTGTCTTCAAGCTACCAAACGGAGCACGCATTGAACGTCGATTCCTAAGCACTGACTCATTACAG GATGTCTACAACTATCTATTTTGTCATCCATCGTCACCTGATGAATTTGAAATAACTACGAATTTCCCTAAGCGTGTTCTCTATGCCAGAGACCGAGCGGAAGATACAAAAACTCTCAGCGAAGTTGGCCTCAAAAACCGCGAAGTTCTTTTTGTCAATGATCTGGATGCGTAA
- the LOC129905722 gene encoding protein C10, which produces MSYLVNFNNDTAKQILIDIIRTVNQAENSKKLSEAKASAGKEMLLMMQHVFPLVMQLQTDVIKSYGFPGNREGLVQFAQLVREMEREDVEIARLRSQIRAIYLPPIAINTTNDVLI; this is translated from the coding sequence atgtcctatTTGGTGAATTTCAACAATGATACTGCCAAGCAAATTCTCATCGACATCATCCGCACAGTTAATCAAGCTGAAAACTCCAAGAAACTCTCAGAAGCCAAGGCTTCCGCTGGCAAAGAAATGCTCCTCATGATGCAGCACGTTTTTCCATTGGTAATGCAATTGCAGACGGATGTTATCAAATCTTATGGATTCCCTGGCAATCGGGAAGGTTTGGTGCAATTTGCCCAATTAGTTAGAGAAATGGAAAGAGAAGATGTTGAAATTGCCAGATTACGAAGTCAGATTCGAGCTATTTATCTGCCACCGATAGCAATAAACACTACCAACGATGTTTTGATTTaa